A part of Armatimonadota bacterium genomic DNA contains:
- a CDS encoding GTP-binding protein: protein MAKPRFERTKPHVNVGTIGHVDHGKTTLTAAITHA from the coding sequence ATGGCCAAGCCCAGGTTTGAGCGGACGAAGCCGCACGTGAACGTAGGGACCATTGGGCACGTGGACCATGGGAAGACCACGTTGACGGCGGCGATCACCCATGC
- the fusA gene encoding elongation factor G, translated as MAVTPVGLEKTRNIGIVAHIDAGKTTTTERILFYTGRVHRIGEVDEGSATMDWMVQERERGITITSAATTCTWRGHRINIIDTPGHVDFTVEVERSLRVLDGAVVLVTAVEGVQPQSETVWRQADRYRVPRIVFVNKMDRSGADFLRVVQMLRERLGAHPVPVQLPIGAEDGFRGVVDLIRFKSIIYLDDLGTRSDETEIPPELWGLAQRLREELVEAAVEQDEELLHRYLEGWPIGEEEIRRGLRRGTLSSALVPVLCGSAFRNKGVQPLLDAIIDFLPSPLDLPPVRGVDPRSGQPALRQPREDAPFAALAFKIVTDPYVGKLTYFRVYSGRLEAGSYVYNANKGARERVSRILQMHANHREDIPAVSAGNVVAAVGLRLTTTGDTLCDEGAPVVLEAMQFPEPVIAVAVEPKTKADEDRLTASLAKLAEEDPTFKVRFDPETGQTLISGMGELHLEIIVDRLLREFKVEANVGRPQVAYKETVRQAARAEGRYVRQTGGRGQYGHVVLQVEPLPRGGGYEFVDRISGGRIPREFIPAVQAGVREAAESGILAGYPVVDVRVLLLDGSYHEVDSSEMAFKIAASQGFKEAVQRAQPVLLEPIMRVEVITPEPYMGEVIGDLNARRGRIVAMEQQGTSRLVRALVPLAEMFGYATALRSATQGRATYTMEPSHYEEVPPAMAEAIRGQAVGAGQ; from the coding sequence ATGGCCGTGACGCCGGTCGGACTGGAGAAAACCAGGAACATCGGGATCGTCGCCCACATCGACGCGGGCAAGACGACCACCACCGAGCGTATCCTCTTCTACACGGGACGGGTGCACCGCATCGGCGAGGTGGACGAGGGCTCGGCCACCATGGACTGGATGGTCCAGGAGCGGGAGCGGGGCATCACCATCACCTCGGCGGCGACCACCTGCACCTGGCGCGGGCACCGCATCAACATCATCGATACCCCCGGGCATGTGGACTTCACCGTGGAGGTGGAGCGCTCGCTGCGGGTGCTGGACGGGGCGGTGGTCCTGGTCACGGCCGTGGAGGGGGTGCAGCCGCAGTCGGAGACGGTGTGGCGCCAGGCCGACCGCTACCGTGTGCCGCGTATCGTCTTCGTCAACAAGATGGACCGCAGCGGCGCCGACTTCCTGCGCGTGGTGCAGATGCTGCGGGAGCGCCTGGGGGCGCATCCGGTGCCCGTGCAGCTGCCCATCGGCGCAGAGGATGGCTTCCGCGGCGTGGTGGACCTGATCCGGTTCAAGTCCATCATCTACCTGGACGACCTGGGAACGCGCTCCGACGAGACGGAGATCCCCCCGGAGCTATGGGGGCTGGCGCAGCGGCTGCGGGAGGAGCTGGTGGAGGCGGCGGTGGAGCAGGACGAGGAGCTGCTGCACCGCTACCTGGAGGGCTGGCCCATCGGCGAGGAGGAGATCCGCCGCGGGCTGCGCCGGGGCACCCTGAGCTCTGCGCTGGTGCCGGTGCTCTGCGGCTCCGCCTTCCGCAACAAGGGGGTGCAGCCCCTGCTGGACGCCATCATTGACTTCCTGCCCTCACCCCTGGACCTGCCGCCGGTGCGGGGGGTCGACCCGCGCAGCGGCCAGCCGGCTCTGCGGCAGCCCCGTGAGGACGCGCCCTTTGCTGCACTGGCCTTCAAGATCGTCACCGATCCATACGTGGGCAAGCTGACTTATTTCCGCGTCTATTCCGGGCGCCTGGAGGCCGGGTCGTACGTCTATAACGCCAACAAGGGGGCGCGGGAGCGGGTCTCCCGCATCCTGCAGATGCACGCCAACCACCGGGAGGACATCCCCGCGGTCTCCGCGGGGAACGTGGTGGCGGCGGTGGGGCTGCGCCTGACCACTACCGGCGACACCCTCTGCGACGAGGGCGCGCCGGTAGTCCTGGAAGCCATGCAGTTCCCCGAGCCGGTGATCGCCGTGGCGGTGGAGCCGAAGACCAAGGCCGACGAGGACCGCCTCACCGCCTCTCTGGCCAAGCTGGCGGAGGAGGACCCTACCTTCAAGGTGCGCTTTGACCCCGAGACAGGTCAGACCCTCATCTCCGGCATGGGTGAGCTGCACCTGGAGATCATCGTCGACCGGCTGCTGCGGGAGTTCAAGGTGGAGGCCAACGTGGGCCGGCCCCAGGTGGCCTACAAAGAGACGGTGCGGCAGGCCGCCCGGGCCGAGGGGCGGTACGTGCGCCAGACCGGCGGCCGCGGCCAGTACGGCCATGTGGTGCTGCAGGTGGAGCCGCTGCCCCGGGGCGGCGGGTACGAGTTCGTGGACCGGATCAGCGGAGGGCGCATCCCCCGGGAGTTCATCCCCGCCGTGCAGGCAGGTGTCCGCGAGGCGGCGGAGAGCGGCATCCTGGCCGGGTATCCCGTGGTGGACGTCCGCGTGCTGCTGCTGGATGGTTCCTACCATGAGGTAGACAGCAGCGAGATGGCCTTCAAGATCGCGGCCTCCCAGGGGTTCAAGGAGGCGGTGCAGCGGGCACAGCCGGTGCTGCTGGAGCCCATCATGCGCGTGGAGGTGATCACCCCCGAGCCGTACATGGGGGAGGTGATCGGCGACCTAAACGCCCGCCGCGGCCGCATCGTGGCCATGGAGCAGCAGGGGACCTCGCGGCTGGTCCGGGCTCTGGTGCCGCTGGCGGAGATGTTTGGCTACGCCACGGCGCTGCGCTCCGCCACCCAGGGGCGGGCCACCTATACCATGGAACCCTCGCACTACGAAGAGGTTCCCCCGGCCATGGCGGAGGCCATCCGCGGTCAGGCCGTGGGGGCAGGGCAGTGA
- the rpsG gene encoding 30S ribosomal protein S7, translating to MPRKGPAPRRVIPPDPLYGNVTVQRLINKVMQRGKKSLAERIVYAALDEVKSKSGQDPVKVLDKALGNVMPLLEVRPRRVGGATYQVPIEVRPERRLSLGLRWLTEFARQRRDRRGMPAKLAAEILDASVGQGGAVKKREDTHRMAEANKAFAHYRW from the coding sequence ATGCCCAGAAAGGGACCGGCTCCCCGGCGGGTGATCCCCCCTGACCCCCTGTACGGCAACGTAACCGTGCAGCGGCTGATCAACAAGGTGATGCAGCGGGGGAAGAAGAGCCTGGCCGAGCGCATCGTCTATGCGGCACTGGACGAGGTGAAGAGCAAGTCGGGCCAGGACCCGGTCAAGGTGCTGGACAAGGCCCTGGGCAACGTCATGCCTCTGCTGGAGGTGCGGCCGCGGCGCGTGGGCGGAGCCACCTACCAGGTGCCCATTGAGGTGCGGCCGGAGCGGCGGCTCTCCCTGGGCCTTCGCTGGCTGACGGAATTCGCCCGCCAGCGGCGAGACCGTCGGGGCATGCCGGCCAAGCTGGCGGCGGAGATTCTGGACGCTTCGGTGGGCCAGGGGGGCGCGGTGAAGAAGCGCGAGGACACCCACCGCATGGCCGAGGCCAACAAGGCCTTCGCCCACTATCGCTGGTGA
- the rpsL gene encoding 30S ribosomal protein S12 — protein sequence MPTTAQLVRLGRQRTPPRTKSPALAGNPQRRGVCIQVKTTTPKKPNSALRKIARVRLTTGKEVTAYIPGIGHNLQEHSVVLVRGGRVRDLPGIRYHIIRGTLDAAGVAERRRGRSKYGAKRPKKA from the coding sequence ATGCCGACAACTGCGCAGCTGGTGCGGTTGGGCCGCCAGCGGACACCACCGCGGACCAAGTCCCCGGCCCTGGCCGGGAATCCGCAGCGGCGTGGGGTGTGCATTCAGGTGAAGACCACCACCCCGAAGAAGCCCAATTCCGCGCTGCGCAAGATCGCCCGGGTGCGGCTGACCACGGGCAAGGAGGTCACCGCGTACATCCCCGGCATCGGGCACAACCTGCAGGAGCACTCGGTGGTGCTGGTCCGGGGGGGTCGGGTGCGTGATCTCCCCGGCATCCGCTACCACATCATCCGGGGCACGCTGGATGCGGCCGGGGTTGCGGAGCGGCGGCGCGGACGCTCCAAGTACGGGGCCAAGCGCCCCAAGAAGGCGTAG
- a CDS encoding ribosomal L7Ae/L30e/S12e/Gadd45 family protein, with protein MAATLPPLEQIRAAEARAVGASQTAKAVRGGRARLVLVARDADRKVTEPVIRAAQERGVPLVEVDSMRELGRACGIAVGAAAAAVLEPPTPPGA; from the coding sequence ATGGCCGCCACGCTTCCGCCCCTGGAGCAGATCCGGGCCGCCGAGGCGCGGGCGGTTGGCGCCAGCCAGACGGCCAAGGCGGTTCGCGGGGGGCGGGCGCGGCTGGTCCTGGTGGCGCGAGATGCCGACCGGAAGGTGACCGAGCCGGTTATCCGCGCCGCTCAGGAGCGGGGAGTGCCCCTCGTGGAGGTGGACTCCATGCGGGAGCTGGGCCGGGCCTGCGGGATTGCCGTGGGCGCGGCTGCGGCCGCGGTGCTGGAGCCGCCGACGCCGCCGGGGGCGTAG